One genomic segment of Rivularia sp. PCC 7116 includes these proteins:
- a CDS encoding carboxypeptidase-like regulatory domain-containing protein, protein MSGNQKANYIGRVVDGSKQAPIRAAKIVFDNNDGNSVVSYSDIEGIYRFSANPNHNGVLQGQITVEANGYRTYKSNINSPEDNKDLGDITLLQGSGSKTRIQDVEHTSSTSSKPSMPNKPSTPDKPNNKSNSTNSSDTDRLMPILIALMVTFFTFTTFAIVSAIRKERFNDRRDNYINFHQVPIHQLKS, encoded by the coding sequence ATGTCTGGAAATCAAAAAGCTAATTATATTGGTCGTGTTGTTGACGGTAGCAAACAAGCCCCTATTAGAGCAGCAAAAATAGTATTTGATAATAATGATGGTAATTCCGTCGTTTCTTATAGCGATATTGAAGGAATATATCGATTTTCAGCTAATCCCAATCATAACGGAGTTCTTCAAGGACAAATAACTGTAGAAGCCAACGGTTATCGAACTTACAAATCTAATATTAATTCACCAGAAGACAACAAAGACCTTGGTGATATTACACTGCTTCAAGGTAGTGGTAGTAAAACTCGCATACAAGATGTAGAACATACATCTAGTACATCTAGCAAGCCTAGTATGCCTAACAAACCTAGTACACCTGATAAACCCAATAATAAGAGTAACAGTACGAATAGTAGCGATACCGATCGGTTAATGCCGATATTGATCGCCTTAATGGTAACTTTTTTCACTTTTACTACATTCGCTATTGTATCTGCTATCAGAAAAGAACGTTTCAACGATAGACGCGATAACTACATTAATTTTCATCAAGTGCCGATTCATCAACTTAAAAGTTAG
- a CDS encoding type I polyketide synthase — translation MSAQSINKALAQLEDQINNCEKAVKRFIKVKRKMSSKDSISMNKVNTQLQHNPIAIVGMASIFPEARNIQEYWQNIVDKIDCITDIPETHWSLEDYYDSNPRTKEDKTYCNKGGFIPSIDFNPMEFGIPPNILEVTDVSQLLSLVVAKEAMEDAGYHEKREFNRDNVGVVLGSAALKLGVPLSSRLQYPIWKKALKSSGLSDEDTDKIIEKIQSAYVQWDENAFPGMLSNVIAGRIANRFNLGGLNCTVDAACASSLAALKMAIGELVEHRSDMMLTGGIDTDNSISAYISFSKTPAVSPGDKVKPFDAKSDGMMLGEGLGMIVLKRLSDAERDNDKIYAVIKGIGTSSDGRFKSIYAPRKEGQVKALERAYEDAGFDPATVGLVEAHGTGTMAGDPTEFASLREYFSDENFERQHIALGSVKSQIGHTKAAAGAASLIKTALALHHKVLPPTINVTQPNPKLNIKHSPFYLNAETRPWISPIGEAPRRAGVSSFGFGGTNYHVVLEEYNSDHNSAYRLHKSPTQVILFEDSPAQLLQTCTTTLEKLQSDAGSKHYAELVEASKFKEIPQSSARIGFVTSSLTEACKRLKVTIDLLKNKPSATEWEHPTGIHYRSEGMNLQGKVVALFSGQGSQYLNMGKEVLMNFPQLRKLYGYMDSLLLKDNLQPLSEIVFPHSVFGENEKNAQIAALQRTEYAQPAIGMLSAGYYKVLQQAGFTPDFVAGHSFGELTALWASEALSDADYCALVKARGQAMAAPEDPNYDTGAMLAVKEDLGKIEAVLKNYPEVKIANLNSPRQVVLAGPTPEIHQLQQILHDSGHAAVVLPVAAAFHTPLIAFAQKSFAIATKSVTFKSPKIPVYTNVTGKQHSADPTILQKTLESQLSNSVLFKQEIENIYAEGGYCFVEFGPRKILTNLVKDILGDRPHMAIALNSSPRKDSDYCLREAVIQLRVAGITLKNLDPYQLVEPLPPAETKKGLNIKLNGSNYVSEKTKQRWEKALSEQHQVEISVPKKIETVSNANKVSQSTQTVPPVKPNDATTSMKSSVEVKQTAAQAENVQKSLTSSYSSNSHNNNGNGHSKAVVIKEQEIKQPTNQIENPTASTSLGQSISKLNMHMQSKSNEPKSNQPINYEQVLESLEYVLTQFGQNQNENLQVHAQYLNHQVEYIKTFFQLMQQQNSLFAKTESGETLKPKIIDSLERGMVQFHSHQGDTLRVHEQYLQHQVEYTKNFFQHIQQEYEQVIQNEDTKGILEPEVKTSLTLPVSNKVSQPTLENIVTDKVASNGNNAVTEPKPEPKPEPVAVTTNKAPQPKVENTITEEIPANGNTSKVENDGELKPESPAPSLSPTVDLSDLDTNLLAITSEKTGYPVEMLEMDMDMEADLGIDSIKRVEIMGALQEMYPDLPKSDNVEELSELRTIGQIVEYLQSLSSDSANATASNTTTTAAETPEVEVSQPTQQEVDAVPTSETAIAIPELETILTETLADNTASVDTSNLGQTMLEITSEKTGYPVEMLEMDMDMEADLGIDSIKRVEIMGALQEAYPDLPKPDNLEEISELRTIGQIVEYLQTLSGGEKKKPYSDTSQQLNEIGGVARHAAKLQFLPEPDFLEFALPEGNIVLITDDGSPTTSELAESLTQSGLKVVVLSFPQSIIPAPSVLPSNIKNIILEDTTEKHLQQQLTAITANCGSIGAFIHIHPIFNTVAKGVQYPEEEKAIVKQVFLIAKHLKKSLNAAAENGHGCFYTVARLDGAFGLEHKANFSAIAGGLFGLTKTLTWEWDKVFCRAIDIHPEINAHNCVKHIQAELHDPNRLVTEVGYGNQGRITITV, via the coding sequence ATGTCGGCTCAATCCATCAATAAGGCATTGGCGCAATTGGAAGACCAAATTAACAATTGCGAAAAAGCTGTGAAGAGGTTTATTAAGGTCAAACGAAAAATGTCCTCAAAAGATTCTATCTCAATGAACAAAGTTAACACACAATTGCAACATAATCCTATAGCCATTGTTGGAATGGCATCAATTTTTCCCGAAGCTCGGAATATACAAGAATACTGGCAGAATATAGTTGATAAAATAGATTGTATAACGGATATTCCCGAAACTCATTGGAGTTTAGAAGATTATTACGATAGCAATCCTAGAACTAAAGAAGATAAAACTTATTGTAATAAAGGTGGATTTATTCCGTCCATTGATTTTAACCCAATGGAATTTGGTATACCCCCGAATATTTTAGAAGTTACGGATGTTTCGCAACTATTAAGTTTGGTAGTTGCGAAGGAAGCAATGGAAGATGCTGGATACCATGAAAAGCGCGAATTTAATCGCGATAATGTTGGTGTTGTCTTAGGTTCTGCGGCTTTGAAGTTAGGAGTACCGCTTAGTTCGAGGTTGCAGTATCCGATATGGAAAAAAGCTTTAAAAAGTAGCGGTTTATCTGACGAAGATACAGACAAAATTATTGAAAAAATTCAAAGTGCTTACGTTCAGTGGGATGAGAATGCATTCCCCGGAATGCTGTCAAATGTAATTGCCGGACGTATTGCCAACCGCTTTAATTTAGGGGGGCTTAACTGCACGGTGGATGCAGCTTGTGCTAGTTCTCTGGCTGCTTTAAAGATGGCTATTGGTGAATTGGTGGAGCATCGCAGCGATATGATGCTCACTGGAGGAATTGATACAGATAATTCGATTTCAGCATATATCAGCTTTAGTAAAACACCTGCGGTTTCTCCAGGAGATAAAGTTAAACCTTTTGATGCTAAATCCGACGGCATGATGTTGGGTGAAGGTTTGGGGATGATAGTTCTCAAGCGTTTATCGGATGCAGAAAGAGATAACGATAAAATCTATGCAGTCATCAAGGGAATAGGTACTTCTAGCGACGGCAGATTTAAGAGTATTTACGCACCCCGAAAAGAAGGACAGGTCAAAGCTTTGGAACGGGCTTATGAAGATGCCGGATTTGACCCTGCAACTGTAGGTTTAGTAGAAGCCCACGGTACTGGAACTATGGCTGGCGACCCCACCGAGTTTGCATCCTTGCGAGAATACTTCAGCGATGAAAATTTCGAGAGACAGCATATTGCTTTGGGTAGCGTTAAATCGCAAATTGGACACACCAAAGCTGCTGCTGGTGCTGCTAGTTTGATAAAAACAGCTTTGGCACTGCATCACAAAGTATTACCGCCCACCATCAACGTTACTCAGCCCAACCCCAAACTGAATATCAAGCATTCTCCTTTTTACTTGAATGCGGAAACCCGTCCGTGGATTTCTCCTATTGGAGAAGCCCCCAGACGCGCCGGTGTAAGCTCTTTTGGTTTTGGTGGAACTAATTATCACGTAGTTTTAGAAGAATATAACAGCGACCACAATAGTGCATACCGCTTGCATAAGTCACCCACTCAGGTAATTCTCTTTGAAGACAGCCCCGCTCAATTGCTGCAAACCTGCACGACTACTTTAGAAAAGTTACAATCCGATGCAGGGAGTAAGCATTATGCTGAGTTAGTAGAAGCCAGCAAATTTAAAGAAATTCCCCAATCTTCAGCCAGAATCGGTTTTGTTACATCCTCCTTAACAGAAGCTTGTAAAAGGCTGAAAGTAACCATCGACTTGCTGAAAAATAAACCATCAGCAACCGAATGGGAACATCCTACTGGGATTCATTACCGTTCCGAAGGAATGAATTTGCAAGGAAAAGTAGTCGCTTTATTCTCCGGACAGGGTTCGCAATATTTAAATATGGGTAAAGAAGTATTAATGAACTTCCCCCAATTGCGAAAGCTTTACGGCTACATGGATAGTTTGTTGCTTAAAGACAACCTGCAACCCCTTTCAGAAATCGTCTTTCCCCATTCAGTATTCGGGGAAAACGAGAAAAATGCTCAAATTGCTGCCTTACAGCGTACAGAATACGCCCAGCCAGCGATTGGAATGTTGAGCGCGGGATACTACAAGGTATTGCAGCAAGCTGGATTCACACCTGATTTTGTAGCAGGGCATAGCTTCGGAGAACTAACAGCACTGTGGGCTAGCGAAGCATTGAGCGACGCGGATTATTGTGCTTTAGTTAAAGCTAGAGGTCAAGCAATGGCGGCACCTGAAGACCCCAACTACGATACCGGTGCAATGTTGGCGGTAAAAGAAGACTTGGGTAAAATCGAGGCAGTACTCAAAAACTATCCCGAAGTCAAGATTGCCAACTTGAACTCACCCCGTCAAGTAGTTTTAGCTGGTCCCACACCAGAAATTCATCAACTCCAACAAATTCTCCACGACTCCGGACATGCTGCCGTAGTTCTACCAGTTGCAGCAGCATTCCACACACCTTTGATAGCCTTCGCTCAAAAATCCTTTGCGATCGCAACCAAAAGCGTTACTTTCAAATCCCCCAAAATCCCCGTCTACACTAACGTTACAGGAAAACAGCATTCAGCAGACCCCACCATTCTGCAAAAAACTCTCGAATCACAACTATCTAATTCTGTATTATTCAAACAAGAAATCGAAAACATCTATGCAGAGGGTGGTTATTGCTTCGTTGAATTTGGTCCGCGAAAAATTCTCACAAACTTAGTCAAAGATATATTAGGCGATCGCCCCCACATGGCAATTGCTTTAAACTCAAGTCCTAGAAAAGATAGCGACTACTGTTTGAGAGAAGCTGTAATCCAGTTACGAGTTGCCGGAATAACCTTAAAAAATCTCGACCCCTATCAATTGGTAGAACCTCTTCCACCTGCTGAAACTAAAAAAGGTTTGAATATTAAATTAAATGGTAGTAATTATGTCTCGGAGAAAACAAAGCAGAGATGGGAAAAGGCTCTTTCCGAACAGCATCAAGTAGAAATATCTGTTCCTAAAAAAATAGAAACTGTTTCTAATGCCAATAAGGTAAGCCAATCTACCCAAACAGTTCCGCCAGTAAAGCCAAATGATGCAACTACTTCAATGAAAAGCTCTGTGGAGGTTAAACAAACAGCAGCACAAGCAGAGAATGTACAAAAATCTCTTACTTCTTCTTACAGTTCCAATTCCCACAACAACAACGGAAACGGACATAGTAAAGCAGTAGTAATAAAGGAGCAGGAAATAAAGCAACCAACAAATCAAATCGAAAATCCTACCGCTTCTACCTCCTTGGGGCAGTCAATATCTAAATTAAATATGCATATGCAAAGTAAATCTAACGAGCCTAAATCTAATCAACCTATTAATTACGAACAAGTTTTAGAAAGCTTGGAATACGTATTAACTCAATTTGGACAAAATCAAAACGAGAATCTGCAAGTTCACGCTCAATACCTCAACCATCAAGTGGAATATATTAAGACATTTTTCCAACTGATGCAGCAGCAGAATTCCTTGTTTGCGAAAACTGAATCCGGCGAAACACTCAAGCCAAAAATTATTGACAGCTTGGAACGCGGCATGGTTCAGTTCCACAGCCATCAAGGCGATACTCTGCGAGTTCACGAACAGTATCTACAACACCAAGTAGAATATACTAAAAACTTCTTCCAACACATTCAGCAAGAATACGAACAGGTAATTCAAAACGAAGATACTAAAGGTATTCTTGAGCCAGAAGTGAAAACAAGCTTGACACTACCCGTCAGCAATAAAGTTTCACAGCCAACTTTAGAAAATATCGTCACTGACAAAGTTGCTTCTAATGGTAATAATGCCGTAACAGAACCCAAACCGGAACCCAAACCAGAACCCGTAGCAGTTACCACAAACAAAGCTCCACAACCTAAAGTCGAAAATACCATTACAGAAGAAATACCAGCTAATGGTAATACTTCAAAAGTTGAAAACGATGGCGAATTAAAACCAGAATCTCCCGCCCCATCTCTTTCCCCTACCGTAGACTTATCAGATTTAGATACAAACCTCCTAGCTATCACCAGTGAAAAAACGGGTTATCCTGTAGAAATGCTGGAGATGGATATGGATATGGAAGCTGATTTAGGTATTGATTCGATTAAGCGAGTAGAAATCATGGGTGCATTGCAGGAAATGTATCCTGATTTACCGAAGTCTGATAACGTAGAGGAACTCAGCGAACTGCGTACTATCGGTCAAATAGTTGAGTACTTGCAATCTCTTTCTTCTGATTCTGCTAATGCTACTGCTTCTAACACCACAACTACAGCAGCAGAAACTCCTGAAGTGGAAGTTAGTCAACCTACACAACAAGAAGTTGATGCAGTTCCGACATCGGAAACAGCAATAGCAATACCAGAATTAGAAACTATCCTAACTGAGACATTAGCAGATAATACAGCTAGCGTTGATACTAGCAACCTCGGTCAAACCATGTTAGAAATAACCAGCGAAAAGACGGGTTATCCTGTCGAAATGCTGGAAATGGATATGGATATGGAAGCCGATTTAGGTATTGATTCTATCAAACGTGTAGAAATCATGGGTGCGTTACAAGAAGCATACCCCGATTTACCTAAACCCGATAATCTAGAAGAAATCAGCGAATTAAGGACAATCGGACAAATAGTTGAATATCTCCAGACATTATCTGGAGGTGAAAAAAAAAAGCCATACTCTGACACCAGTCAGCAATTAAATGAAATTGGGGGAGTTGCAAGACATGCGGCTAAATTGCAATTCCTTCCCGAACCAGATTTCTTAGAATTTGCATTACCCGAGGGAAACATCGTCTTAATTACTGATGATGGTTCCCCCACTACTTCCGAATTAGCCGAATCATTAACTCAAAGCGGTTTAAAAGTCGTAGTACTAAGCTTTCCCCAATCAATAATTCCCGCACCTTCGGTATTACCGAGTAATATCAAAAATATAATTTTAGAAGATACAACCGAGAAGCATTTACAGCAACAGCTAACAGCGATTACCGCCAATTGCGGTTCCATAGGTGCTTTTATCCATATTCATCCAATATTTAATACTGTTGCTAAAGGTGTCCAATATCCCGAAGAAGAAAAGGCAATAGTCAAACAAGTTTTCTTGATTGCTAAGCATCTGAAAAAATCTCTTAATGCAGCAGCAGAAAATGGACATGGCTGCTTTTATACAGTAGCTCGACTTGATGGTGCTTTTGGATTAGAACATAAAGCGAATTTTAGCGCCATCGCTGGTGGATTATTCGGACTTACCAAAACACTTACCTGGGAATGGGACAAAGTCTTTTGTAGAGCAATTGATATACACCCAGAAATTAACGCCCACAACTGCGTCAAGCACATCCAAGCCGAATTACACGATCCCAATCGTTTAGTAACCGAAGTTGGTTACGGTAATCAAGGAAGAATAACTATTACAGTTTGA
- a CDS encoding ParB N-terminal domain-containing protein, whose amino-acid sequence MSGISKVSIEKIKYGNNRRPINDEKVEQLKKSIELNGLLNPITVDDDFNLIAGLHRLTACKLLGFKQIECNIVTYDSDENARLAEIDENLIRNELEPLERGKLVLEREKILVKLGIRAKAGDNQYTLRTSENGGEIISPPPKTTQELAKQAGYSERSWQHDKQIARDIAPKIQKIIQKTPIADKKTTLLNIARAGRKERILAEKALKAYEMAKSKGNKEEAEREAKIAAKLRAQQEELQLQAFHSAIAQLEAKSGIKKEQQRVKQPKILNSLVFNQESLSKIGDKWTLGNRHLVYYGDTAQQDFIQLLPSNAALAISYAAPTANADFYGAWNHDYLVDEAKVVAVLRSENNIYQFCSNTRMTFQYELLLGKIYVGIFSREAIVKPDMPVNLDNVEGIIQYLINMFTVQNNYVIAPFMGNGEILMTCEKMRRVCFIGDENLDVIRNGVSRWRRWTDKQPEKIARSNYLYF is encoded by the coding sequence ATGTCTGGAATATCTAAAGTATCGATAGAAAAAATTAAATACGGTAACAATCGTCGTCCAATCAACGATGAGAAAGTCGAGCAGTTAAAAAAATCTATTGAGTTAAATGGTTTGCTTAATCCGATAACGGTAGACGATGATTTTAACTTGATTGCCGGATTGCATCGCTTAACAGCCTGCAAGCTGCTGGGCTTTAAGCAGATTGAGTGCAATATAGTTACTTACGATTCCGACGAAAATGCAAGATTAGCAGAAATTGACGAAAATTTGATTCGTAACGAACTAGAACCCCTCGAAAGAGGCAAACTAGTACTCGAACGAGAAAAAATCCTAGTCAAATTAGGAATAAGAGCGAAAGCTGGAGACAATCAATACACTCTCAGAACTTCAGAAAATGGTGGTGAAATAATTTCACCACCTCCCAAAACCACCCAAGAGCTAGCAAAACAAGCTGGTTATAGCGAACGTAGCTGGCAGCATGATAAACAAATTGCCAGAGATATAGCTCCCAAAATCCAGAAAATAATTCAAAAAACTCCTATAGCGGACAAAAAAACTACTTTACTCAATATTGCTAGAGCCGGTAGAAAAGAACGAATATTGGCAGAGAAAGCTTTAAAGGCTTATGAAATGGCGAAAAGCAAAGGCAATAAAGAGGAAGCCGAACGAGAAGCCAAAATAGCAGCTAAATTACGCGCACAACAAGAAGAATTACAGCTACAAGCCTTTCATAGCGCGATCGCACAGCTCGAAGCGAAGTCCGGAATCAAGAAGGAACAACAAAGAGTGAAACAGCCAAAAATTCTCAATTCGTTAGTTTTTAATCAAGAGTCGCTGTCAAAAATTGGCGATAAATGGACTTTAGGCAATCGCCATCTTGTATATTACGGGGATACTGCCCAACAAGATTTTATTCAACTGCTACCTTCAAATGCTGCTTTGGCGATTAGCTACGCCGCGCCCACAGCAAACGCCGATTTTTATGGTGCATGGAATCACGATTATTTGGTGGATGAAGCTAAGGTTGTGGCTGTATTGCGTTCGGAAAACAATATTTATCAGTTTTGCAGCAACACCCGGATGACTTTTCAGTATGAATTGTTGTTGGGCAAAATATATGTAGGCATTTTTTCGCGAGAAGCAATAGTCAAACCAGACATGCCAGTCAATCTAGACAATGTTGAAGGAATAATCCAGTATTTAATCAATATGTTTACTGTTCAAAATAATTATGTCATAGCGCCGTTTATGGGTAATGGTGAAATTTTAATGACTTGCGAAAAAATGCGCCGAGTTTGTTTCATCGGTGACGAAAATCTCGATGTAATTCGTAACGGAGTATCGCGTTGGAGAAGATGGACGGATAAACAACCAGAAAAAATTGCCCGATCTAATTATTTGTATTTTTGA
- a CDS encoding ABC exporter membrane fusion protein, whose protein sequence is MSADKEREFLEKAPPRWRLILATSIALATAIISFYSYLRFRPNVQSKSPTPVNTSPARVAITALGRIEPEGMVIQLSPPNSINGSRVEKLFVSQGSKVKTGQVVALLDGYTRATVNIQQALDQVRVAQAKLAQIEAGAKRGDIDAQQAIIARLQSQFQGEIATGNATIARLQAELDNAQTEYNRYQKLYQQGAVSASIADSKSLQVKTLQQQLNEARATLDRSVNTLQDQIREAKAKLNSIKEVRPQDIQLAQAEVKSATSAVEQAKAEQELTILKSPITGTVLKVNAKPGEMITTEGLVEIGKTNQMYVVAEVYQTDIQKVRLGQKATVTSTALPREIKGTVSEIGLLVDRQKILNINPGADTDRRIVEVKIRVDELEDNRLIMGLTNLQVDVAIQI, encoded by the coding sequence ATGTCAGCAGATAAGGAAAGGGAGTTTCTTGAAAAAGCCCCCCCCAGGTGGCGATTAATTTTAGCAACTTCCATTGCTTTAGCTACAGCAATTATTAGTTTCTACAGCTACTTACGATTTCGTCCCAACGTTCAAAGTAAATCACCTACACCTGTAAATACGTCTCCTGCCAGAGTCGCAATTACAGCTTTGGGACGTATTGAACCCGAAGGAATGGTAATTCAATTATCACCTCCTAATTCGATAAACGGTTCGCGGGTAGAAAAATTATTTGTCAGTCAAGGAAGCAAAGTAAAAACTGGACAAGTAGTAGCACTACTCGATGGTTACACGCGGGCTACAGTCAACATACAACAAGCTTTGGATCAAGTCAGAGTTGCTCAAGCTAAATTAGCCCAGATAGAAGCTGGAGCAAAAAGAGGCGATATTGATGCTCAACAAGCAATTATTGCTCGGTTACAATCTCAGTTTCAAGGAGAAATTGCTACAGGAAATGCAACAATCGCCAGGTTACAAGCAGAATTAGATAATGCTCAAACCGAATACAATCGCTATCAAAAGTTATACCAACAGGGAGCAGTTTCCGCTTCTATCGCCGACAGTAAAAGTTTGCAGGTAAAAACTTTACAGCAGCAACTTAATGAAGCTCGGGCAACTTTAGATCGCAGCGTCAATACTTTACAAGACCAAATCAGAGAAGCTAAAGCTAAATTAAACAGCATTAAAGAAGTTCGTCCGCAAGATATTCAACTAGCCCAAGCTGAAGTTAAAAGTGCTACATCTGCTGTAGAGCAAGCTAAGGCAGAACAAGAATTAACTATTCTCAAATCTCCCATTACCGGCACAGTATTAAAAGTTAATGCCAAACCGGGAGAAATGATTACCACTGAGGGATTAGTCGAAATAGGTAAAACCAATCAGATGTATGTGGTAGCAGAAGTTTATCAGACAGATATCCAGAAAGTACGTTTAGGTCAAAAAGCAACAGTTACCAGTACCGCATTACCTCGGGAAATAAAAGGAACCGTTAGCGAGATCGGATTACTAGTCGATAGACAAAAAATTCTGAATATAAATCCAGGAGCAGATACTGACAGAAGAATTGTGGAGGTAAAAATCCGTGTCGATGAACTAGAAGATAATAGATTAATTATGGGTTTAACAAATCTACAGGTAGATGTCGCCATTCAAATTTAA
- the devC gene encoding ABC transporter permease DevC — MASKTPLAWLQLIRNKFRSLVAVAGIAFIVILMFMQLGFQDALYSSATQVHRSLQGDLFLVSSQYKALTATQSFSRTRLYQALGFEGVKSVTPIYLGFAKFKNPDTGEKYSIYVMGFEPSKPVINLPGIQENINKLKISNVVLFDKNSRPEFGDVALRFERGNTQPSIEIFPFDSLAGLRLRVGGLFNLGPSFGVDGNLIVSDTTFLRIFQNGRPTDKIDVGAITLREGVNAKKITQQLRDSLPEDVLIFTYKEFVNFEKEYWANRTPIGFILNLMLTMGSVVGIVIVYQILFSNIASQLVAYATLKAIGYANNYLLRVVFKQAFILAVLGYIPGWIVSKYLYEFAMKATKLPINMSFDNALIVLIATALMCMTSGALTINQLRSADPADIF, encoded by the coding sequence ATGGCTTCAAAAACCCCTTTAGCATGGTTACAGCTAATCCGAAACAAATTTCGTTCTTTAGTAGCTGTAGCTGGTATCGCTTTCATTGTGATACTGATGTTTATGCAACTTGGATTTCAAGATGCTCTTTACAGCAGCGCAACTCAGGTACACCGAAGTTTACAAGGAGATTTATTTTTAGTTAGTTCTCAATATAAAGCCTTAACTGCGACTCAAAGCTTTTCTCGAACTCGTTTATATCAAGCTTTAGGGTTTGAAGGTGTAAAATCTGTTACTCCAATATATTTAGGATTTGCTAAATTTAAGAATCCCGATACTGGGGAAAAATACTCCATATACGTAATGGGTTTTGAACCTAGTAAACCCGTAATTAATTTACCTGGAATTCAGGAAAATATAAATAAGCTCAAAATATCTAACGTAGTTTTATTTGATAAAAATTCTCGACCAGAATTTGGAGATGTCGCTCTGAGATTTGAGCGGGGAAATACCCAACCAAGTATTGAAATATTTCCATTTGATTCACTAGCAGGATTAAGACTTAGAGTCGGTGGATTATTTAATTTAGGTCCTTCCTTCGGCGTGGATGGTAATTTGATTGTTAGCGATACAACATTCCTACGAATATTTCAGAATGGCAGACCTACAGACAAAATAGATGTAGGAGCAATAACCCTCAGAGAAGGAGTAAATGCTAAAAAAATTACTCAACAATTACGGGATAGTTTACCTGAAGATGTTCTAATATTTACCTACAAAGAATTTGTTAATTTTGAAAAAGAATATTGGGCAAATAGAACACCAATCGGTTTTATTTTAAATCTGATGCTAACAATGGGTTCTGTTGTTGGTATAGTTATTGTTTATCAAATACTATTTAGCAATATTGCCAGTCAATTAGTAGCATACGCCACTTTAAAAGCCATAGGTTATGCCAATAATTATTTATTAAGAGTAGTTTTCAAACAGGCTTTCATTTTAGCAGTTCTTGGTTATATTCCAGGTTGGATTGTCTCAAAATATTTATATGAATTCGCAATGAAAGCAACGAAACTACCTATAAATATGAGCTTCGACAATGCATTAATAGTGTTAATAGCAACAGCTTTAATGTGTATGACATCTGGTGCATTAACCATAAATCAACTGCGTTCGGCAGACCCGGCAGATATTTTTTAG
- a CDS encoding NAD(P)-dependent oxidoreductase — protein MNFADKTLLISGIGGFIGLRAAEIAIAKGLKVRGLEKDAELAQNAEKLGVEIISGSVTDSSITQRACQDVDIVIHTEEVAKEGGSIKEFSRVNIDGTINIGKAARNAGVKDFVHLSTASVYGFDYPNNVTEKETLVKEKNPYCQTKIEAEKALQQLNSARDFGIIIIRAGDVYGPGSIPWTVRPISFMQQKLFAYTNEGKVINHLYVDNLIDAIFLAIEKEQHGEIFNITDGKETSPQEFFTRLAEVADCSAPSSLGKEEIRVFLKLRCQGQKLLRKKPDIYPEAVDFMSRPYTFSIEKARRILGYQPAISLDEGMARIKAWLKNQN, from the coding sequence ATGAACTTTGCAGATAAAACTTTACTGATTTCAGGAATTGGCGGATTTATTGGACTACGTGCAGCCGAAATAGCTATAGCTAAAGGCTTAAAAGTCCGTGGACTGGAAAAAGATGCAGAATTAGCTCAAAATGCTGAGAAATTAGGTGTTGAAATTATTAGCGGTAGTGTAACAGATTCATCTATAACTCAACGAGCTTGTCAAGATGTAGATATAGTTATACATACTGAAGAAGTTGCAAAAGAAGGAGGTTCCATAAAAGAATTTTCTCGTGTAAATATTGATGGAACTATCAATATCGGTAAAGCTGCTCGTAATGCCGGTGTAAAAGATTTTGTGCATCTTTCTACTGCTTCAGTTTATGGGTTTGATTATCCCAACAATGTTACAGAAAAAGAAACACTTGTAAAAGAGAAAAATCCTTATTGTCAAACAAAAATAGAAGCAGAAAAAGCTCTACAGCAACTAAATAGTGCCCGAGATTTTGGTATTATTATCATCCGTGCAGGAGATGTTTACGGGCCGGGTTCTATTCCTTGGACGGTAAGACCAATCTCATTTATGCAGCAAAAATTATTTGCTTATACTAATGAAGGAAAGGTCATCAATCATTTATACGTTGATAATTTAATTGATGCCATTTTTCTAGCGATAGAAAAAGAACAACATGGTGAAATATTCAATATCACTGATGGCAAAGAAACTTCCCCACAAGAATTTTTTACTCGTTTAGCAGAAGTTGCAGATTGTTCAGCCCCTTCTTCCTTAGGAAAAGAAGAAATTAGGGTATTTTTGAAATTGCGCTGTCAAGGACAAAAACTTCTACGCAAAAAACCGGATATATATCCTGAAGCTGTAGATTTTATGAGTCGTCCTTATACTTTTTCAATTGAAAAGGCACGTCGAATATTAGGCTATCAACCAGCTATTTCTTTAGATGAAGGAATGGCTCGCATCAAAGCATGGCTTAAAAATCAAAACTAA